DNA sequence from the Leguminivora glycinivorella isolate SPB_JAAS2020 chromosome 13, LegGlyc_1.1, whole genome shotgun sequence genome:
AGTTTTGGGATGATAACATTGATGTTAATCAAAATGTGAAGATTATGGTTTCGCCAGCTCATGAAGCGGAGTTCATTGAAATTATAGAAAGAGATAATATTGAAGCGACGCTAGTGATTGATGATGTGCAAAGGTATGTATGTTTGTGTTTTCATTAAATACAAGTAGCTATATTTTGCCCATTCTTTTATCGCAATGTATCACAGTGGTCTATGGTGCTTGTAATAAACGAACGGTTAGGTATAGGTAATAAACAATCTAAAAAACATAATTGAGATATACAGATGACAGAGACAAAGACAGAAAACGAACATATGTGTCGAGTATTCAGAAAACTAATTTAAACTATCAGAGGCGATGTAAACTGCTGTTTGCTGTTAAACTAACTTGAGACCATATTGACTAATATGAGCTGAAAGACACTAGGTgggtatttataaataatacaaatatggTTTATTGACAATTACAGAGCCATCGACGACCAGATAATTCCTGTCTCCAGACGTAAAGGAAGTGGTGGTGGTAGACCCGGCGGTGGCAGACCCAGCGGTGGCAGTGGTGGTAGACCCAGTACCAGTACAGGATCAAGAGGCAGCAATGGCCTTCTAACCTATTACGCCTACACATCTGCAAGTCGTCGAACCAGAAAACGGTACCAACGAAACGCCGACACATTGTTCTCATTCACATGGGAAAGATATCACACATTGGACACAATCTATTCCTGGCTAGACGAATTAGCAGAAGCTTTCCCGGATGTAGTAAGAACAGTAGTCATGCCAGGTCAAAGCGTAGAAGGCAGACAGATAAAAGGAGTCATCATTGATTACCACCCAGAGAGAACAGATAAGAAAATTGGTATGTTCGAGGGTGGGATTCACGCTAGAGAGTGGATTTCACCAGCAACTGTTACTTGGATAATCAAAGAGTTTTTGGCGAGCGACGATCCAGAAGTTGTAGCGAtggctaatgaatttgaatGGCATATCTTCCCTGTTGTGAATCCTGATGGATACTCTTATACCTTTACAGATGTAAGTAGCTTTGATTCAttgtttttttccaaaacttaagtttatatgtattgtttttgtattatcTATTACCGTTTGTTACATTTTTAGAGAAGAATGTGGAGAAAGAATCGTAGCAAGGTTAATTCCACTTCCTGTGCGGCTATCGATTTTGAAGATGACATAAGCAACGGCGTAGATCTTAACAGGAACTTTGATTTTGAATGGAACAGTAAGTTTATCTAAGTTTATACTATCAAAGGTATCTTGTAAAAACGCACACTGCTATCATTAGTATTTGACTGACTCAAGTTGTTAATGAAAAAATAACTTTTGTTTTGCTATTTTGTGTATATAATTTAGACTGTAATTTACTATGGAGTATGTGGATTATTTCATTTCTACGCTACTTTCTTTAAAATCCTAGCTATTTGAATTATAaaccaactagcttttgcccgcggcttcgctcgcgttagaaagagacaaaaattagcctatgtcactctccatcccttcaactatctccactttaaaaaatcacgtcatttcgtcgctccgtttcgccgtgaaagacagacaaacagacacacacactttctcatttatccatataaaatcaaaatccATATAagatggtgggttaacccaccatttttgGTGGTGGAAATGACCCTAagaaattatttctattttgttACTACACTTTATGGGAACTTATTTACACTCCGGCAAGAATTAAGAATTTAAAAGTAGCAAAATTTGTGTGTCGTGCCGATGACTACGGTATTACCATATCTCGATCGGACTGTAAGTATCTAAAACTTtaatataggctacttgacccttttttaaagtctattttattATCTATCTAACTAACTATTTTATCCAATTAACCGAAAgaaatactaccatattttattacgacttaaaaaccacaaaaaaaatcatttataaagtttactttaacttaattaggcaaaaacatcattagccacgttaatctatagattgtctgcgcatgacgtaaatcgaattgagcacaaaattttctgacatttaagttatgacgcataaagttcataatgtcagtgattgattcgACATAACGTTAAGTTacgttctatgacgtcactacacgcctgacagcgttttcagtggccaaagttaaaataaatattacacacatttttaatcgaaaatacgtagccaccatacacttttaatacccaaaatctataaaaattggtttcttatgtcaaatattacaggaaacaatcatttcttgtgccaaattcgataagagtctagtagcctattgaagGGACATTTAAAATTTTCTCTAACATATTTCAGCGGCGGGAACATCGGACAACCCTTGTTCGAACGTTTTCCCTGGTCCATCACCAGCTTCAGAGCCCGAGACTCGAGCCATACAGCAATACGTCACAAATCTAAGGCAACAAGGAGAGATCATTTACTACGTCGCATTCCACTCTTACAGTCAGTTGATCGTCGTGCCGTACAGTCATCTGAGTTCATTTTGGGTGTTGTCGATTCCTGGCTTTGCGAACATGGTGAGTTGCTACAGTGTCGAAGTTCTTCAAGTTACATCGTAAAGTAGTACTAACATTATCAACAAATTGTGTCTCTGTGTGTTATCTCTTCACTTTCAAAACCACTGAGcgggatatcgtcactactttgaaataaaacttgtatcttcttctgtcaatgaaaagaaaattgtagtaagtagtatgtatggaatgcatatgcctattggttgactggtagagaatgccttgaggcattaagtccgccatttgtacctttttgtacataaagattaaataaataaataaataaaattgtagtaagtagtatgtatggaatgccttattttgttgtgcaataaagattaaataaataaataaataaaattgtagtaagtagtatgtatggaatgcatatgcCTTTTAAcattgaggagcagtgtgagatactaGATTttattaaagtagtatttaactAGGAAATGTTTAAGTAGGATGTATATCATTAATTATTTGCACCAATTTACCTAATTATTATTGCCTTTAATCCCCTGTGACAAATCTGATGTGGAACAAGGCGTTTGCTGAGGGGTAATTTGATCACACGggctatacatacatattacttATTGCGCTCAGATGGGTCTCGGGCTCAGCCTTAACACAGAAACTAaagtatttactatgttttattttatttcagtttgaAATAGCTGTAAGAGCAGCTGACGCACTAGCAGCCAGGAGCGGTACGACATACAGAGTTGGTCTTTCAGCGGACATTATGTGTAAGTTATCTTTTGAAACTGTATCAAATTCTTGTAGTAAATAGTTGTTTTAGTTAAAGTAAGTTTGAATCGGTTTTCTAAAAGTACAAACTTGGTCTCGTACGCTTCGAATATTAGCTAAGCAATTAAGGAGTTTTAAAACTCAAGAGTGTATGCTtggaattttgataatataTTGACTTTCTTAATCTTTTGCTTTTAGCTATCCCCTTAATTTGGCAGTGTATGACATAAAACATCTTTGAAATGTTTAGTAGGTAAGGTACCTATTTAGTAGCGAATAGGCTTGAACGCAGGTTCATGAATGTttctctttctttctttcttctttcttagacatgtaggtaagtaaattCACGTGCAAATTTCATAAATAACTCTCCGTttttagttatatattttttttattattgattttattttgtccATAGACTTGATGAGCGGTACAAGCTTCGACTGGGTTAAGACCACCGGTGTTCCAGTTGCATATTTAATAGAACTCAGAGATCTGGGTGATTATGGTTTCCTGCTACCAGCAGAACAGATCATTCCGAACAATCTAGAAATCATGGATGCTATTCTTGAGATGGACAGAGCAACAAGGGATCTGAATATTTATACACGAGTATCTTCTGCTGGTACTGTTGTGACGTCAATGCTTTTGGTAGCATTTGGTGTTGTCATTGCCATTATCTACTGATAGTACTTTGGAGATAGTAACCTACATTAATTTTATGATCGGTATGTAGTATACAGAAATTTAAAACTTTGGTCGTTATACAcatctaccatcggactcttagatgcacggccggtttccatcctttctTGGCAGATATACCgcaattcgcacgaagcgctttgcttcttcttttcttatgcgcactgccaaggagtggaattctttGCCGgcagctatatttccgagctcatataacccggcaaccttcaaatcaaaagtgcacaggcatcttctgggcgagctcactccatcgtaggccacgtctttgtctttggtcaagagtaagctcattcataatttaaaaaaaaaccaagatACTTCTAACTGAAAAACTGATATGCAGCCGTTTATATCAAAATGctcattttatacattttacttttataataaaaactactaacattctattttattgtttaatttaataatgtcaTAACCCGTAACCCTATGTTAAACGTCAAACGATTATGATTTTCATAATTTAATGCTTTGTTGTGTACTTTAAGATTAAAGTCTGCTGCAAACAGTTTCCAGATACTTATGGTACAAATTGACAATACATTTTAAAGATTGCAATGTTaaggtccccccacatctagcgtctcgcgagcgtcgcgtcgggccaactgtatgggcaaagcctgacgccgcgccgcgtagacgtcgcgtcgacgcggcgtctttttccatacagttggcccgacgcgacgctcgcgagacgctagatgtggggggacccttaactGCGATGGTTGCAACGCTTaacacatcgtgaggaaaccggactaattccattaAGGCctatttacccttcgggttgaaaggtctgatggcagtcgctgcgtaagctaaatcttgggattagttgtcaaatcggaccccaggctcccatgagccgtggcaaaatgtcggcataacgcaaggaggatgattttAACTATgttcttaaaaatataattgctGAAAACAATATAACAAGTACATGCAACATCATCATCAATATAACAAGTACTAACATCAATAAAAGTGAAGattaaatattttcaaaatctgATAAAATTTTTTATCATATTTCCATGCATTCAGTTATCAgcaaattaattttaaagtgtGGCGAGGACAGAGAATGACAAAGAAAGTATACTTTATATTACTCTTTCGAAtacttttatattttcttaactTAGTGTCCGCCATTGAGGGGCTACCCCTATAAAATGTCTTATCATGGAGACTTAACAAATCAACGTAGATATTTGCTTATCATAATATAatcaaatgaatattattaatcATTCTATCGATTGAACATGCGTTACGTCTAAAATGTGATCCattttaagtaaataagtaggtacctattaactTAAAACGGATCACATTTTAGACATTTTAGAACTGTTAAGGTACTTTTCAaagatataatatattatttattaattatataaataaaatagtcaatAATCTCGTTGCAAATACGAAGCCCAATAAAAAATCCCAATAAAAAAGAAGCATACAGTGTGGCGAAGCCCTGAATAGCTCCGCTAAATTTTTATATCATCTCGATAGGTCATTGGTAACAATTGCATGAACGTTTAGTCTAGGAGGTGCTTAAGTCCTAAATAGAATGAATCCATACCAAAATGTCATATCAACATTAAATAGTACTAATCCATAGATATTATGATAAAATGAACGATAACACCAGGTAACGCCATTAAAAACTCGACCTAAATGGTATTTATATATGAGTGATTAAAAGTAATCACACGTATTTAGCAGAAGTAATAATGGTTTTCAAAGTAATAGCCTTTTTAGGGCTTCTAGCGGTAGCAAATGCTATGGTGAACTATGAAAACTACAAAGTATACAATGTTATGCCAAAGTCAGAAGCTGAAGTGCAAATGGTTAATGATCTGAAGAAGGATGGATATGAATTCTGGACGGAGATATTTGAAGTTGGCAGCGAAGTGAGAATTATGGTCGCTCCTGATCAAGATGAGGAGTTTTCAAGTTACGTCAAAAGTGTAAATCTTGACGCTATAGTCAGCATTGCTAATGTGCAAGAGTAAGTACAAAGTTGTAGCTCTTCAATTCGGGTTATAAACGTGGTGGAAAAAGTAGTGTTTCTAGTTCAATTTGATCTTAGAAACGTAAAAATATAATGCATAccaaaaaaaccgaccaagagcgtgtcgggccacgctcagtgtagggttccatagtttttcgtatttttctcaaaaactactgaacctatcaagttcaaaacaattttcctagaaagtctttataaagttctacttttgtgatttttttcatattttttaaacatatggttcaaaagttagaggggggggacgcacttttttttcctttaggagcgattatttccgaagatattaatattatcaaaaaacgatcttagtaaacccttatttatttttaaatacctatccaacaatatatttttggggttgaaatgaaaaaaaaatcagcccccactttacatgtagggggggtaccctaataaaacatttttttccattttttatttttgcactttgttggcgtgattgatatacatattggtaccaaatttcagctttctagtgcttacggttactgagattatccgcggacggacggacggacggacggacggacggacggacagacagacagacatggcgaaactataagggttcctagttggctacggaaccctaaaaagtacatAATATATGAAAAGAAGACAATTACAGCGCCTCCGCTTTAGtaatatatttcaattcaaGTACTAATAAAGAAATTACTTAAGTTTTGGCTGAAGTTTCTTCATCAAAGTTCTAATTTTTATGAGAAAAGTCACgttatgtaacctcaacaaaaAATTGTCCTTTCAGGTTAATAGACGCTCAACTCAAGACAGCCATCCCCAATGCTGATTCCCGAAGCAGTACACTAGGGGGCATGTCTTGGGACAGATACTATAGCTTGGAAAGCATCTACAACTGGTTAGACGAGCTAGAAACTCTTTACCCCAATGTGGTCACTACTGTCAGTCTCGGGAACACCTTCGAAGGCCGCCCGATCAGATGTGTCATCATTGACTTCAAATCTGGTGACAGAGGCGAAAGACCCTTGACGGCGATGATTGAAGCAGGAATTCATGCCAGAGAATGGATCGCACCTGCCACTGCTACATGGATCATCAAAGAATTTCTGACAAGTAATGACCCTGAAGTTAGAAGCATGGCTGAGACATTCGTCTGGCATATTATCCCAGTTGCTAATCCTGATGGATATGTTTATACTTTTACAAATGTAAGCACCTATTTCTTATTCCtttttaaaacaaatagttGCAACATAACACCTTGTACCGTGTGGTGCAGACATTTAAAAAGAATTAAGAGCCCAGTTTAAACCCTTATACAATTTAATTTTAGGATCGAATGTGGAGGAAAAACCGGAATCGCGCAAATCACGTCATGTGTGGAACTAATGCCGATGCTGGCAACGGTATTGACTTGAACAGGAACTTCAACTTCCAATGGATGGGTAAGTGTATTTTGCACAAAGTCCAAACTCAGCTTATTTAACTATTTAAAGAGTAGGAATAAAAAAATGTCCAAAGCAAGCACCATGCCGATTCAATAGGTCTGAAATTCTATACGAAGATTCAGAGTTTTAGCGTGGTCTATTTTAAGAGGGATAGTATAGTAGAAGTCactcgggttggaaggtcagatggcagtcgctttcgtaaaaactagtgcctacgccaaatcttggtattatatgtcaaaagcggaccccaagctcccatgagccgtggcaaatgttgggataacgcaaggagtaaAATTCATGTTTTTCCAAGATGTTCTTCTAAATAGTGCTATCTTACCAGTTACTGGAGCCTCATCGAACCCGTGTGATCAGACCTACGCCGGCCCCTCCGCGGCGTCCGAGCGAGAGACCCAAGCCATCTCCAACTACGTCATCAGATTAGACCAGACCAGCGAGCTCATCTACTACATCGACTTCCATTCATACTCACAGATGGTCCTAGTACCATATAGCCACGTAAGCGGCATCGATGTACTTCAGGCACCTAACTATGGTGATATGGTAACAATTCATTTTCTTTTTCGTTATATTTTGAAAGCGTTGTGACATGCTAGGTAGGTCCTGAAATATTTCATGTTGGGACAGAAAGGAGTCATAAAATTAGTGAACTTTTCGCAGAAATTTTGGGTTTAAGACGAGCAAACGGGGGTACAACCAAAATAGAAAAATCTTGAAAGACTGAAAGAATCTATCAAAACTAAAATTAAGAACATGTATCTAAATGATAGGGTCACACATATTATGGGGGTATATTTATTGTACAACAAAAGGACATTCAGCGTTACATTTTCTTTTACgaattaagtatttaaaaatttatGGCTTTGGAAATTTGTATTGCAACATATAtattaaaactatttaaaatacGACTAAATTATGTTTCAGTTTGAGGTCGCTATCCGAGCTGCAGAGAAGTTGGAGGCCAGACATGGAACGCGCTATACTGTTGGGACATCTCAAGAAATTTTATGTAAGTTGTACTGATTGCCTGTTGCtgatgcctgtgtggtgacgggttaagaatttcacctccccctttcttcccgtgggtgtcgtagaaggcgactatgggatatgggttaaattgtggtgtgggcgagaggctggcaacctgtcactgcaatgccacagtttcgttttcttttaaccccttatttgccaagagtggccctgaagctttagtagtttcatgtgctctgcctacccctttatgggatacaggcgtgattgtatgtatgtatgtactgattaaattaaatatttcatttaatttgaaTATAGAAAATTTACCTTTACTTTAAAAATCAACATAAAACCAAACGCACGTGCAATTACATGTATAAGCTATGtaattttaaaagatttttaaacatatgaagTGGTAAAGTGTTACATATGAAGTGGTACAGTTACAAAAGAGGTATTGTTCAGCTCAGTCCAGCGTTCTGCTGGCTGCGCGGCCCGGTATTGCCTTGAGACGCAGATCAGACTTTGAGACATCTGAAGATGAAGATCTGTGG
Encoded proteins:
- the LOC125232503 gene encoding zinc carboxypeptidase-like isoform X1 — encoded protein: MSQCRSLSITNMEFKVLFFVLLFVATSYAEPKSYEGYKVYKAVPKTADEVEGLIKLKISGVTEFWDDNIDVNQNVKIMVSPAHEAEFIEIIERDNIEATLVIDDVQRAIDDQIIPVSRRKGSGGGRPGGGRPSGGSGGRPSTSTGSRGSNGLLTYYAYTSASRRTRKRYQRNADTLFSFTWERYHTLDTIYSWLDELAEAFPDVVRTVVMPGQSVEGRQIKGVIIDYHPERTDKKIGMFEGGIHAREWISPATVTWIIKEFLASDDPEVVAMANEFEWHIFPVVNPDGYSYTFTDRRMWRKNRSKVNSTSCAAIDFEDDISNGVDLNRNFDFEWNTAGTSDNPCSNVFPGPSPASEPETRAIQQYVTNLRQQGEIIYYVAFHSYSQLIVVPYSHLSSFWVLSIPGFANMFEIAVRAADALAARSGTTYRVGLSADIMYLMSGTSFDWVKTTGVPVAYLIELRDLGDYGFLLPAEQIIPNNLEIMDAILEMDRATRDLNIYTRVSSAGTVVTSMLLVAFGVVIAIIY
- the LOC125232503 gene encoding zinc carboxypeptidase-like isoform X3 — protein: MSQCRSLSITNMEFKVLFFVLLFVATSYAEPKSYEGYKVYKAVPKTADEVEGLIKLKISGVTEFWDDNIDVNQNVKIMVSPAHEAEFIEIIERDNIEATLVIDDVQRAIDDQIIPVSRRKGSGGGRPGGGRPSGGSGGRPSTSTGSRGSNGLLTYYAYTSASRRTRKRYQRNADTLFSFTWERYHTLDTIYSWLDELAEAFPDVVRTVVMPGQSVEGRQIKGVIIDYHPERTDKKIGMFEGGIHAREWISPATVTWIIKEFLASDDPEVVAMANEFEWHIFPVVNPDGYSYTFTDRRMWRKNRSKVNSTSCAAIDFEDDISNGVDLNRNFDFEWNTAGTSDNPCSNVFPGPSPASEPETRAIQQYVTNLRQQGEIIYYVAFHSYSQLIVVPYSHLSSFWVLSIPGFANMFEIAVRAADALAARSGTTYRVGLSADIMSIPLIWQCMT
- the LOC125232503 gene encoding zinc carboxypeptidase-like isoform X2, with the protein product MSQCRSLSITNMEFKVLFFVLLFVATSYAEPKSYEGYKVYKAVPKTADEVEGLIKLKISGVTEFWDDNIDVNQNVKIMVSPAHEAEFIEIIERDNIEATLVIDDVQRAIDDQIIPVSRRKGSGGRPSTSTGSRGSNGLLTYYAYTSASRRTRKRYQRNADTLFSFTWERYHTLDTIYSWLDELAEAFPDVVRTVVMPGQSVEGRQIKGVIIDYHPERTDKKIGMFEGGIHAREWISPATVTWIIKEFLASDDPEVVAMANEFEWHIFPVVNPDGYSYTFTDRRMWRKNRSKVNSTSCAAIDFEDDISNGVDLNRNFDFEWNTAGTSDNPCSNVFPGPSPASEPETRAIQQYVTNLRQQGEIIYYVAFHSYSQLIVVPYSHLSSFWVLSIPGFANMFEIAVRAADALAARSGTTYRVGLSADIMYLMSGTSFDWVKTTGVPVAYLIELRDLGDYGFLLPAEQIIPNNLEIMDAILEMDRATRDLNIYTRVSSAGTVVTSMLLVAFGVVIAIIY